One Dietzia sp. JS16-p6b genomic window carries:
- a CDS encoding C40 family peptidase: protein MIADALAYAGPIRQILDLLSAEEFVSEAARDVMRPVGDGLEVAQRLGPPLERLLSETWDSLASLGAAHSVAEIGRTVEALGESAGEIARVTAVAADIVVRGTVEVIGIVQQFLARAAALGPALMTPPGQVALLGLATEHLARGIQVAERVQLELTGPTLEMRAIAAGIPDAPRTPGVIADSGAGGAINASTAAHTGSGPGSLAGPGPASAVGAVSPGGDPAGPGGSAGVAGGSAGAGVVGGGVDVVLPDGSVATAPNEQAAGAVRNALSQQGVPYVWGGTTPGQGLDCSGLTQWAYRDAGVEIPRLAQEQGVGAQVDASDLMPGDLAVWDGHVAMYIGNGQLVEAGDPVSVSALRTDNIGMSFHGFYRPTG from the coding sequence GTGATCGCCGACGCGCTGGCCTACGCGGGGCCCATCCGGCAGATCCTCGACCTGCTCTCGGCGGAGGAGTTCGTCTCCGAAGCCGCCCGGGACGTGATGCGACCGGTGGGCGACGGACTGGAGGTGGCCCAGAGGCTCGGACCACCGCTCGAGCGTCTGCTCTCCGAGACGTGGGACTCCCTCGCCTCCCTCGGCGCCGCGCACTCGGTGGCCGAGATCGGTCGCACGGTGGAGGCGCTCGGCGAGTCCGCTGGCGAGATCGCCAGGGTCACCGCCGTGGCGGCCGATATCGTCGTCCGCGGCACCGTCGAGGTGATCGGCATCGTGCAACAATTCCTCGCCAGGGCGGCCGCGCTGGGGCCCGCTCTGATGACCCCGCCCGGTCAGGTGGCGCTGCTCGGGCTGGCCACGGAGCACCTGGCCCGCGGCATCCAGGTGGCGGAGCGGGTCCAACTCGAACTCACGGGACCGACCCTCGAGATGCGCGCCATCGCCGCGGGAATCCCCGACGCGCCGCGCACGCCCGGGGTGATCGCCGACTCGGGCGCGGGTGGCGCGATCAACGCCTCGACCGCCGCCCACACGGGTTCCGGTCCGGGGTCGCTGGCCGGCCCGGGCCCCGCGTCGGCGGTCGGTGCGGTGTCCCCCGGCGGAGACCCGGCCGGGCCCGGCGGGTCCGCGGGCGTCGCCGGAGGGTCCGCGGGAGCAGGCGTCGTCGGAGGCGGCGTCGACGTGGTGCTCCCCGACGGATCGGTGGCCACCGCCCCCAACGAACAGGCCGCCGGAGCCGTCCGCAACGCGCTCAGCCAGCAGGGCGTGCCGTACGTGTGGGGCGGCACGACCCCGGGCCAGGGCCTGGACTGCAGCGGCCTGACCCAGTGGGCGTACCGGGATGCCGGGGTGGAGATCCCGCGTCTGGCGCAGGAGCAGGGCGTGGGTGCGCAGGTGGACGCCTCCGACCTCATGCCGGGCGATCTGGCCGTGTGGGACGGCCACGTCGCGATGTACATCGGCAACGGCCAACTCGTCGAGGCCGGGGACCCCGTGTCGGTGTCTGCGCTGCGCACCGACAACATCGGTATGTCCTTCCACGGGTTCTACCGTCCGACCGGCTGA
- a CDS encoding type VII secretion target → MADGAIDVHVDGLRELGTGLTTLADALGGVLGAVDSLPLDEVAPVLGPVGADFMSALLAATARHREVLAGVARVSDAAGHLVLETGRVYTESDVGGAEAIGAAGNELPGIAGPAR, encoded by the coding sequence ATGGCGGACGGAGCGATCGACGTCCACGTGGACGGACTGCGGGAGCTGGGTACGGGGTTGACCACGTTGGCGGACGCCCTGGGGGGCGTCCTCGGGGCCGTGGACTCGCTGCCTTTGGACGAGGTGGCCCCCGTGCTCGGACCGGTCGGGGCCGACTTCATGTCCGCCCTGCTCGCCGCCACCGCGCGGCACCGGGAGGTGCTCGCAGGTGTGGCCCGGGTGAGCGATGCCGCCGGGCACCTGGTCCTCGAGACCGGCCGGGTGTACACCGAGTCCGACGTTGGGGGTGCCGAGGCGATCGGTGCGGCGGGGAACGAACTGCCCGGGATCGCAGGTCCGGCCCGGTGA